The following DNA comes from Fervidibacillus albus.
TAGCAAAATTCATTTCATGGGTAACGATGATCATCGTCATGCCGTCTTCCGCTAGTTGTTTCATCACTTTCAAGACATCTCCAACGAGTTCCGGATCAAGGGCAGAAGTCGGTTCATCGAAGAGCATCAATTTCGGTTCCATCGCTAAAGCCCGTGCGATTGCCACCCGTTGTTGTTGTCCTCCTGACAGTTGGGAAGGATAAACATCTTTCTTATCTGACAAACCGACTTTTTCCAATAAATTTGCAGCAATGGAATAAGCCTTTTCTTTTTTCATTTTTTTCACGACGAGTAAAGCTTCCATTACATTTTCAATGACCGTTTTATGGGGATACAAGTTAAATTGTTGAAACACCATTCCGGCTTTTTGTCGAATGGCGTAAATTTCTTTTTGTTGTTCTTTTTTCCCCACACTGGCATCGATGACATGTCCATCGACGGAAATCGATCCACTCGTAATTGTTTCAAGTCCATTAATACACCGTAAAAACGTACTTTTACCTGAACCACTTGGACCGATGACCGCCACGACTTGATGGGCGGGAATGGATAAAGAAATATCTTTTAATATACGTTGTTCGCCAAATTTTTTCTCTAAATGATTAATTTCAATCATGTTGTCACCGCCTTAATATACGGAAAGCCGTTTTTCAATTTTATTAAGTACAAAAGTGAAAAATGTACTCATGATCCAGTACATCGCTGCGATTGCTAAATAAAACGGCATGTACACATAGTATTGGGCCACTAACAATTGGGCAGATCTCATCAGTTCTGTCACCGCAATCACGGATACGAGGGACGTTTCCTTTAACATTCCAATAAATGTGTTTCCAAGGGGAGGAATCGCATACCGAATCGCTTGTGGGATAATAATACGGCGCATCGCCTGGCGTTCGGTCATCCCAGTGGCAAGTGCGGCTTCCGTCTGCCCCTTTGGAATGGATTGAATAGCTCCGCGAAATACTTCTGAAACGTACGCCCCGATATTAATACTTAGGGCAATATAGGCAGCGGTAAACGGACCTAATTCAATCCCATAATCCACTAAACCGTAATAAACGATGACGATTTGTACTAACGGCGGTGTCCCGCGAATGATGGATACGTACGTTCTTGCTATTCCGCGAAGGAGGCGATTTCCTTTGATTCGACTGATTGCAACGATCAAACCGATTAAAAAACCGAAGAACATCGAAACGACCGTAATTAATAACGTATAGTATGCCCCTTTTACTAAAAAAGGTAAATTCTCAATGACTACGTCCATGTAAGCAACCTACTTTCATCATTATTCGGTCGGCTCTTCGTCAAACCATTTCATATAGATTTCTTTATATGTGCCGTCTTCTTTCATTTCTTCCAAAGCATCGTTTAACGCTTCAACCAATTCGGTATTTCCTTTTTTCACAGCAACGCCGGCTTGATCTTCTTTAATCGGATCGCCTACCGCTTTAACGTCATATCCGTTTTCT
Coding sequences within:
- a CDS encoding amino acid ABC transporter ATP-binding protein, producing the protein MIEINHLEKKFGEQRILKDISLSIPAHQVVAVIGPSGSGKSTFLRCINGLETITSGSISVDGHVIDASVGKKEQQKEIYAIRQKAGMVFQQFNLYPHKTVIENVMEALLVVKKMKKEKAYSIAANLLEKVGLSDKKDVYPSQLSGGQQQRVAIARALAMEPKLMLFDEPTSALDPELVGDVLKVMKQLAEDGMTMIIVTHEMNFARNVADRILFMADGIIVEDAKPESFFHQPETERAKQFLRKVTEF
- a CDS encoding amino acid ABC transporter permease, which produces MDVVIENLPFLVKGAYYTLLITVVSMFFGFLIGLIVAISRIKGNRLLRGIARTYVSIIRGTPPLVQIVIVYYGLVDYGIELGPFTAAYIALSINIGAYVSEVFRGAIQSIPKGQTEAALATGMTERQAMRRIIIPQAIRYAIPPLGNTFIGMLKETSLVSVIAVTELMRSAQLLVAQYYVYMPFYLAIAAMYWIMSTFFTFVLNKIEKRLSVY